One part of the Chryseobacterium mulctrae genome encodes these proteins:
- a CDS encoding asparaginase, translating to MKRKVLLIYTGGTIGMEKDYETGSLRAFDFGNIFEKMPEMKLMECEVFVHPFAQPLDSSDMGPEEWRVIANLIFDNYKKYDGFLILHGTDTMSYTASALSFMLKGLTKPVILTGSQLPIGDLRTDAKENLLTSLYYASLYEENEAVIQEVAIYFEYKLLRGNRTLKYSAEYFDAYASPNYPILGQSGVHLKIDKDNLFRCDGKIEFHVDEHISEDVLFCRIFPGMKLNHFKEIPKMKVLILQVFGSGTIFSNEKTLETLQQIRNNGTEIVVVSQCISGGISFGKYENSNIFSRIGAISGRDMTAEAAITKAMHLIDNPNYSGSFADNFSWNLCGEISE from the coding sequence ATGAAGAGAAAAGTCCTTCTGATTTATACCGGCGGAACGATTGGTATGGAAAAAGATTACGAAACCGGGAGTCTCCGTGCCTTTGATTTCGGAAATATTTTTGAAAAAATGCCCGAAATGAAATTGATGGAATGCGAAGTTTTCGTACATCCTTTTGCACAACCGCTCGACTCATCCGATATGGGACCAGAAGAATGGAGAGTAATTGCCAATCTGATATTCGACAATTATAAAAAATATGACGGTTTCCTGATTCTCCATGGAACAGATACGATGTCTTATACTGCTTCTGCATTGAGTTTTATGCTGAAAGGTTTAACAAAACCAGTTATTTTAACAGGTTCACAACTTCCGATTGGAGATTTGAGAACCGACGCCAAAGAAAATCTTCTGACCAGTTTGTATTATGCAAGTCTTTATGAAGAAAATGAAGCCGTGATACAGGAAGTTGCGATTTATTTTGAATATAAATTATTGAGAGGAAACCGTACTTTAAAATATTCTGCGGAGTATTTTGATGCGTATGCAAGTCCGAATTACCCAATTTTAGGGCAATCTGGAGTTCATTTGAAAATCGACAAGGATAATCTTTTCCGTTGTGACGGCAAAATTGAATTTCATGTAGACGAACATATTTCTGAAGATGTTTTGTTCTGCAGAATTTTCCCAGGAATGAAGCTGAATCATTTTAAAGAAATTCCGAAAATGAAGGTTTTAATTTTACAGGTTTTTGGTTCTGGAACAATTTTCAGCAACGAAAAAACCTTGGAAACTTTGCAGCAAATCAGAAATAACGGGACTGAAATCGTAGTGGTAAGTCAGTGTATTTCAGGTGGAATATCGTTTGGAAAATATGAGAACTCTAATATTTTCTCAAGAATTGGTGCCATCAGTGGAAGAGATATGACCGCAGAAGCTGCCATCACAAAAGCAATGCACTTGATTGACAACCCAAATTACAGCGGAAGTTTTGCAGATAATTTTTCATGGAATCTTTGTGGAGAAATAAGCGAGTAA
- a CDS encoding TolC family protein produces MKIYSKYIAAIALSLVLASCKAPMATVIQDEVKNNIPENFNQNEQQDENTNSGTTPWRQFFTDPNLVSLIETSLKNNQELMITLQEIEIAKSGIVAKKGRLSPSVRAGLGAGVSKVGRYTSEGAGDASTEIEPGREIPDPLGNFEGGLMANWEIDIWKKLRTEKYAAVAHYLSTVEGKNFVLSNLIEEVADNYYELLALDNQLDIIQQYIKLQTRALEIAKIQKQAAAATELAVKKFEAELAKSKATEYTIRQQITEKENQINALCGRYPQPILRTKESFMSIIPQTVYTGIPSQLLANRPDIKQAELELKAAKLDVEAARKEFYPSLEISATLGLEAFKPSYLVKLPESIAYNLVGELAGPLINKSAIKANFQTADAKQIQALYEYDKTILNAYLDISNLMSKVKNIDQYYQLKSQETQALNQSIDIANQLFKNSRADYLEVLLNQRDALDAKMELIEAKEKQLSTVVDIYKSLGGGWK; encoded by the coding sequence ATGAAGATTTACAGTAAATATATAGCAGCCATCGCCTTATCGCTTGTTTTAGCAAGTTGTAAAGCGCCAATGGCAACCGTTATTCAGGACGAAGTAAAAAATAATATTCCTGAAAATTTTAATCAAAACGAACAGCAGGACGAAAATACCAACAGCGGAACTACGCCCTGGAGACAGTTTTTTACAGATCCTAACTTAGTAAGTTTAATCGAAACCTCTCTGAAAAACAATCAGGAGCTAATGATTACGCTTCAGGAAATAGAGATCGCCAAAAGCGGAATCGTTGCCAAAAAGGGTAGATTAAGTCCATCGGTCAGAGCAGGACTGGGAGCCGGAGTAAGTAAAGTCGGCCGTTACACCAGCGAAGGAGCCGGAGATGCCTCCACTGAAATTGAGCCGGGAAGAGAAATTCCCGATCCGCTGGGTAATTTTGAAGGTGGCTTAATGGCCAACTGGGAAATCGACATTTGGAAGAAACTCAGAACAGAAAAGTATGCAGCCGTTGCCCACTATCTTTCAACGGTGGAAGGAAAGAATTTTGTGCTTTCAAATCTGATCGAAGAAGTGGCTGATAATTATTATGAATTGTTGGCACTGGATAATCAGTTGGATATTATTCAGCAGTATATCAAACTGCAGACAAGAGCTTTGGAAATTGCTAAAATTCAGAAACAGGCGGCTGCAGCAACCGAATTGGCCGTGAAAAAGTTTGAGGCTGAACTGGCAAAATCTAAAGCGACAGAGTACACGATCCGTCAGCAGATTACGGAAAAAGAAAATCAGATCAACGCCCTTTGTGGACGTTATCCTCAACCGATTTTGAGAACGAAGGAAAGTTTTATGTCGATTATTCCGCAGACTGTTTATACGGGAATTCCATCTCAGTTATTGGCAAACCGTCCGGATATTAAGCAGGCTGAATTAGAATTAAAAGCTGCGAAATTAGACGTAGAAGCAGCAAGAAAAGAATTCTATCCAAGTTTAGAAATCTCTGCAACTTTAGGATTAGAAGCATTTAAACCTTCATATTTAGTGAAACTTCCGGAATCTATTGCTTACAATTTAGTAGGTGAATTGGCAGGTCCACTGATTAATAAAAGTGCGATTAAAGCTAATTTTCAAACGGCAGATGCGAAACAAATTCAGGCTTTGTATGAATATGACAAAACCATTTTGAATGCGTATTTAGATATCTCAAACTTAATGTCTAAAGTGAAAAACATCGATCAGTATTATCAGTTGAAATCTCAGGAAACACAGGCTTTAAACCAATCTATTGATATTGCCAATCAGCTTTTCAAAAACTCAAGAGCAGATTATCTGGAAGTTCTTTTAAACCAAAGAGACGCTTTAGATGCAAAAATGGAATTGATCGAAGCCAAAGAAAAACAGTTAAGTACTGTAGTCGACATCTACAAAAGTTTAGGTGGCGGCTGGAAATAG
- the tsaD gene encoding tRNA (adenosine(37)-N6)-threonylcarbamoyltransferase complex transferase subunit TsaD produces MSDSIILGIESSCDDTSAAIIKGNSILSNIAANQEIHKEYGGVVPELASRAHQQNIIPVVEKSILKANIQQNAISAIGFTRGPGLLGSLLVGTSFAKSLAMSLDVPLIEVNHLQAHILAHFIDDANPMPPKFPFLCLTVSGGHTMIVLVKDYFDMEIIGKTIDDAAGEAFDKIGKIFDLDYPAGPIIDRLAKEGNSDAFKFNKPKLDNYDYSFSGIKTSVLYFIQKEVKKNPDFIKENMNDLCASVQKCIIEILMNKLEKAAKDLNIKEVAIAGGVSANSALRKVMQDNHEKLGWNIYIPKFEYTTDNAAMIAMVAQLKFERGEFTDLRTTATSKYDL; encoded by the coding sequence ATGAGCGACTCTATAATTTTAGGTATCGAATCATCTTGCGATGACACTTCAGCAGCTATTATCAAAGGAAATTCTATTCTTTCAAACATTGCAGCCAATCAGGAAATCCACAAAGAATATGGTGGTGTAGTTCCCGAGCTGGCTTCACGTGCCCATCAGCAGAATATTATTCCTGTTGTTGAAAAATCTATACTTAAAGCAAATATACAACAAAATGCAATTTCAGCCATAGGCTTTACGAGAGGTCCCGGACTTTTGGGTTCTCTGCTTGTAGGAACCTCTTTTGCCAAGTCGCTCGCGATGAGTCTAGATGTTCCTTTAATAGAAGTAAATCACCTTCAGGCGCATATTTTAGCGCATTTCATTGATGATGCAAATCCTATGCCGCCCAAATTTCCGTTTCTATGTTTAACCGTAAGTGGAGGACATACAATGATTGTCTTGGTAAAAGATTATTTCGACATGGAAATTATCGGAAAAACAATTGATGATGCAGCGGGTGAAGCTTTTGATAAAATCGGGAAAATTTTTGATTTAGATTATCCTGCAGGTCCAATCATCGACCGATTGGCAAAAGAAGGAAATTCTGATGCTTTTAAATTTAATAAACCTAAATTAGACAACTACGATTATTCATTTAGCGGAATTAAAACTTCAGTTTTATATTTCATTCAGAAAGAAGTAAAGAAAAATCCTGATTTCATTAAAGAAAACATGAATGATCTTTGTGCTTCGGTACAAAAATGTATCATCGAAATTTTAATGAATAAATTAGAAAAAGCTGCAAAAGATTTAAACATCAAAGAAGTTGCGATTGCCGGTGGAGTTTCTGCCAATTCAGCATTGAGAAAAGTAATGCAGGACAATCACGAAAAATTAGGCTGGAATATTTACATTCCGAAATTTGAATATACCACCGATAACGCAGCAATGATTGCAATGGTTGCTCAGCTTAAATTTGAAAGAGGAGAATTTACAGATTTAAGAACTACAGCAACCTCAAAATACGATTTATAA
- a CDS encoding TrmH family RNA methyltransferase, translated as MKDLEKTYEYLQQFLTEERLRKIEHFAPESSDFILPVIEDVYQFRNAAAIVRSVEACGFHKVVALQEEHSFEPNLRVTKGADTWVEVERLPRNMESFQNIKDRGYKMVAVSLEKNAKFLPEYEITEPIALVFGTEMEGVSEEILDFADETLAIPMYGFTRSFNVSVAASICMYELKQKLIKSNIDYKLNEEKLLRMKIRWAVNSMRSGNQIFEKYLKDNNFSF; from the coding sequence ATGAAAGATTTAGAGAAAACTTACGAATATTTACAGCAATTTTTAACGGAAGAAAGATTAAGAAAAATCGAACATTTTGCTCCCGAAAGTTCAGATTTTATACTTCCGGTGATTGAAGATGTTTATCAATTCAGAAACGCAGCGGCAATTGTACGTTCTGTTGAAGCTTGTGGTTTTCATAAAGTGGTGGCATTGCAGGAAGAGCACAGCTTTGAGCCCAATTTAAGAGTGACAAAAGGCGCAGATACTTGGGTTGAAGTTGAAAGACTTCCAAGAAATATGGAGTCTTTTCAGAATATTAAGGACAGAGGTTATAAAATGGTGGCAGTTTCTTTAGAAAAAAATGCAAAATTTTTACCTGAATATGAGATTACCGAACCGATCGCTTTGGTTTTCGGAACTGAAATGGAAGGCGTTTCAGAAGAGATCTTAGATTTTGCAGATGAAACTTTGGCAATCCCGATGTATGGTTTTACAAGAAGTTTTAATGTTTCTGTTGCTGCCTCAATTTGTATGTATGAATTAAAGCAAAAGCTGATAAAATCGAATATTGATTATAAATTAAATGAGGAAAAACTCCTGAGAATGAAAATTCGTTGGGCAGTAAACTCTATGAGAAGCGGGAACCAGATTTTTGAAAAATACTTAAAGGATAATAATTTTAGCTTTTAA
- a CDS encoding RsmE family RNA methyltransferase has protein sequence MKLFFGEINNGKAIINDEEQQHIVKVLRMKDGEEIHVTDGKGNLASGTLIIEGKKAGIEVAEIKTETPDFSPKLHIAIAPTKNIDRIEFFVEKAVEMGISEITILQTEQTERKNLNIDKIRKQAIAASKQSLRFHFPVINDLIKIQDFLKTIDSETTFVAHCNENLERIALNEIPKLENYTFLIGPEGDFSDKEILFLAEKGIKAVSLGNQRLRTETAGVFVSAWNYNKMIK, from the coding sequence ATGAAACTTTTTTTTGGAGAAATCAATAACGGAAAAGCAATCATCAATGACGAAGAACAGCAACACATTGTAAAAGTTCTTCGTATGAAAGACGGGGAAGAAATACATGTGACTGACGGAAAGGGAAATCTTGCTTCCGGAACATTGATTATTGAAGGCAAAAAAGCAGGAATTGAAGTTGCTGAAATTAAAACGGAAACTCCAGATTTCAGTCCTAAACTTCACATTGCCATTGCTCCGACAAAAAATATTGACCGTATCGAGTTTTTCGTGGAAAAAGCTGTAGAAATGGGAATTTCTGAAATAACCATTCTTCAAACCGAACAAACTGAACGTAAAAATTTAAACATTGATAAAATCAGGAAACAGGCAATTGCAGCCTCAAAGCAAAGTTTGAGATTTCATTTTCCTGTTATAAATGATTTGATTAAAATTCAGGATTTTCTTAAAACGATTGATTCTGAAACCACTTTTGTAGCGCATTGTAACGAAAATTTAGAAAGAATTGCTTTAAATGAAATTCCAAAATTAGAAAACTATACTTTTCTGATAGGTCCCGAAGGTGATTTCTCGGATAAGGAGATTCTATTTTTAGCAGAAAAAGGAATCAAAGCGGTTTCATTAGGAAATCAAAGATTAAGAACGGAAACTGCGGGAGTTTTTGTGTCTGCTTGGAATTATAATAAGATGATTAAATAG